The following are encoded together in the bacterium genome:
- the gpmA gene encoding 2,3-diphosphoglycerate-dependent phosphoglycerate mutase, producing the protein MTRPNQVVLLRHGESTWNLENRFSGWTDVPLTTGGEEEAVSAGVLMAEESLGFDMVHTSLLRRAISTANLALDRMDLHWLPVSRSWRLNERHYGGLQGLNKKETAALHGADQVFQWRRSYAVLPPALEREDPRHPRFDRRYRDVADDELPASECLADVVARAVPYWKSGIMPDLSAGRRVLVVAHGNSIRALLKYLKGIGDEEITRLNIPTGIPLVVELDDDLEYAGDRFLGDPAVAEAAAAAVAAQAG; encoded by the coding sequence ATGACCCGACCGAACCAAGTGGTCCTGTTGCGACACGGTGAGAGCACCTGGAATCTGGAGAACCGCTTCTCGGGCTGGACCGACGTTCCTCTCACCACCGGCGGTGAGGAAGAGGCGGTATCCGCCGGCGTTCTGATGGCCGAGGAGAGCCTGGGTTTCGACATGGTCCACACCTCGCTGCTGCGAAGGGCTATCAGCACCGCCAACCTCGCCCTGGACCGTATGGATCTCCACTGGCTGCCGGTCAGCCGGAGTTGGCGGCTCAACGAGCGTCACTACGGCGGCCTGCAGGGCCTGAACAAGAAGGAGACCGCCGCCCTGCATGGCGCGGATCAGGTCTTCCAATGGAGGCGGAGCTATGCGGTGCTGCCCCCAGCGCTGGAAAGGGAGGACCCGCGCCATCCCCGCTTCGACCGGCGTTACCGGGACGTTGCCGACGATGAGCTCCCCGCCTCCGAGTGCCTGGCCGATGTGGTCGCCCGGGCGGTGCCCTACTGGAAGTCGGGGATCATGCCCGACCTGTCCGCGGGACGCCGCGTCCTGGTGGTCGCCCACGGCAACAGCATCCGCGCCCTGCTCAAGTACTTGAAGGGAATCGGCGACGAGGAGATCACCCGACTCAACATCCCGACCGGGATCCCGCTGGTCGTGGAGTTGGATGACGACCTCGAGTATGCCGGAGACCGTTTCCTGGGCGATCCGGCGGTAGCCGAGGCAGCCGCCGCCGCAGTTGCCGCGCAAGCGGGATAG
- the tpiA gene encoding triose-phosphate isomerase, which translates to MDPLARKPLMVGNWKMHGTYFEAMQWVQALSYQLDPADYDRVDVGVAPSFTSLRSVQTVVQMDGLPIHIVAQDVHWAKEGAYTGEVSARMLAKLAVSYVIVGHSERRQHCGEDDRMVNRKARAALSEGIVPIVAVGETLAEREAGSAEETVGRQLSGALARIPSEQVARLVVAYEPVWAIGTGRHARPSVAQEMISYMRDRIRSRHGDAADRVRIIYGGSINPGNVAALMAKRDIDGGLIGGASLDPGTLAACVRYWT; encoded by the coding sequence ATGGATCCGCTAGCGCGCAAGCCCCTGATGGTGGGCAATTGGAAGATGCATGGGACCTACTTCGAGGCGATGCAGTGGGTACAGGCGCTTAGCTACCAACTCGATCCGGCCGACTACGACCGGGTCGACGTGGGGGTTGCGCCCTCCTTCACCTCGCTCCGGTCGGTCCAGACCGTGGTCCAGATGGACGGCCTTCCGATCCACATAGTGGCGCAGGACGTCCATTGGGCGAAGGAAGGCGCCTACACGGGCGAGGTATCGGCCCGCATGCTGGCCAAGCTGGCCGTCAGCTACGTCATAGTCGGCCATTCGGAACGCCGCCAGCACTGCGGCGAGGACGACCGGATGGTCAACAGGAAGGCGCGGGCGGCGCTGTCGGAAGGGATCGTGCCGATCGTGGCGGTGGGGGAGACCCTGGCGGAACGCGAGGCCGGTAGCGCCGAGGAGACAGTGGGCCGGCAGCTCTCGGGCGCTCTGGCCCGGATACCGTCCGAGCAGGTGGCCCGCCTGGTGGTCGCGTACGAGCCGGTATGGGCGATCGGAACCGGCCGGCATGCCCGGCCATCCGTGGCCCAGGAGATGATCTCGTACATGAGGGACCGCATCCGATCGCGGCACGGCGATGCCGCCGACCGGGTGCGGATCATCTACGGCGGGTCGATCAATCCGGGTAACGTGGCCGCTCTGATGGCCAAGCGGGACATAGACGGCGGTCTGATCGGGGGGGCATCTCTCGACCCCGGGACGCTGGCCGCCTGCGTGAGGTACTGGACCTGA
- a CDS encoding phosphoglycerate kinase translates to MAERFLTVADLPVSARRVLLRSDLNVPLRNGRVVDDFRLRAAIPAIRQLRDAGAAVVLCSHLGRPGGRVVDGMRMAPVAGVLSELGGFPVVHASDSVGHDAGRLVKEARPGDVVLLENTRFHPGEVTNDPDYASELAAWADFFVLDAFGSAHRAHASTTGVSALLRSAAGPLLERELAVFRSLMENPPGPFTVVLGGAKVSDKLPLIRTLLPKVDAMLVGGGMCFSFLAVEGYEVGDSLVEPDYFDSLDELLSTPEADRLVLPSDIVTADRFDEDADGAAVVVSSIEEGTWGLDIGPATARQFAEVIRGSGSVFWNGPMGVFEWEAFRSGTATVADAMARSGAFRVAGGGDSVAALRMLGREADLDHLSTGGGAGLELLEGKTLPGVKGLERWIR, encoded by the coding sequence ATGGCGGAGAGGTTCTTGACCGTCGCGGATCTTCCGGTGTCCGCGCGCCGCGTCCTGCTGCGGTCCGACCTGAACGTCCCCCTGCGAAACGGGCGCGTGGTCGACGACTTCCGCCTCCGAGCGGCCATCCCCGCCATCCGTCAGCTCCGTGACGCGGGCGCAGCCGTCGTTCTGTGCAGCCATCTGGGGCGTCCCGGAGGCCGAGTGGTGGACGGGATGCGGATGGCGCCCGTCGCCGGCGTGCTGTCCGAACTGGGCGGATTCCCGGTCGTGCACGCCTCCGACTCGGTCGGCCACGACGCCGGACGCCTGGTCAAGGAGGCACGCCCGGGCGACGTGGTACTGCTCGAGAACACCCGATTCCATCCCGGGGAGGTCACCAACGATCCCGATTACGCGTCCGAGTTGGCCGCCTGGGCCGACTTCTTCGTGCTGGACGCCTTCGGCTCGGCCCACCGGGCCCATGCCTCCACCACCGGAGTCTCCGCCCTGCTCAGATCGGCGGCGGGGCCGCTGCTCGAGCGCGAGCTGGCCGTGTTCCGGTCCCTCATGGAGAACCCTCCCGGCCCGTTCACCGTGGTGCTGGGAGGCGCCAAGGTCTCCGACAAGCTTCCCCTGATCCGGACGCTGCTGCCCAAGGTGGACGCCATGCTCGTAGGCGGCGGCATGTGCTTCAGCTTCCTGGCCGTAGAGGGCTACGAGGTCGGGGACTCGCTGGTGGAACCGGACTACTTCGACTCGCTGGACGAGCTCCTGAGCACCCCGGAGGCAGACCGGCTGGTCCTTCCCTCGGACATCGTCACGGCTGACCGGTTCGACGAGGATGCCGACGGCGCCGCGGTCGTTGTGAGTTCCATAGAGGAGGGCACCTGGGGTCTGGACATCGGCCCCGCCACCGCCCGGCAGTTCGCCGAGGTCATCCGCGGTTCGGGATCGGTTTTCTGGAACGGGCCCATGGGCGTGTTCGAGTGGGAGGCATTCCGGTCGGGAACCGCGACGGTGGCGGATGCGATGGCCCGGTCCGGCGCCTTTCGAGTGGCCGGCGGCGGCGACTCCGTGGCCGCGCTGAGGATGCTCGGCCGCGAGGCCGACCTCGACCACCTGTCGACAGGCGGCGGGGCCGGGCTGGAGCTGCTGGAAGGCAAGACCCTGCCGGGCGTGAAGGGACTGGAACGATGGATCCGCTAG